AATCATCGAAATTGGATGTTTTATTCAACTCAACTTCCAACTTCATTATCCTTTCCGGTATAACGCCTTGATTGgacaaatcaacaattgtaAATGTGTGATACCATTTCTTACTGATGGGTAAAGGTAAagttaaatcattaaaggGATCAAAAGTTATGGATTTCTTACCACAATCAGGACAGATTAATGTAGATTGATACAACCCagtaaataaatcaattatcacCGAGTCGTTTCTTGCCTTATGTTGATTCCAGCAAGTATTGGCAAGTTTGGTGATGGCTTGGGGGTCATCAATTTCGTCATCTTTCAATTCGGGCTTTTCACAATATGGTTTTTGGTGAATTCTATTCAAATCCTCATGAAGAGCATCTAATAGCCAACTCAACAACTCTTGAGAATCTTGTTGAAGATACCCAGAAAACATCGAGGAATATCTCCCAAtagttgatttgaattctCGAGGAGATATACTAGAACTATTTTTCACGTGATCAAATGCTTGTTTTAAAAGTGAACCAAATGCATTGGCAACATCTCCATGATATCCCAAGGGGTTgtcaaaattcaattcttttttataaatgttgtaaaaaaaataatagttGATTTCAGGAACGTGTAATAAACATTGTAAAGCCGAGTTCATATAACATGTGTTCCCCATGTTTGATAATCCAAGGTGTCCACCACCCTGTGATACTTCTTCATATGCGTTAGAATGagataaaataaattgatcaatagGAAATTCTGTTTgatgtttttcttttgcttCTACCATTATATTATAGGAACTGGCCACAATACCGTGATCTTTCAAAGCATCCTCAAGCATATTTGGTGAAACCAAAGTTTTTTTGGAGATATCAAACATAAAAGTTTgtattgaaatcaaatactGTAAGCCTTTATCTTGTGGGACAATAAACCAAATCCTAAAATCTTTCGTCGATTTTCGTGGTGCTTTAAGAACATTATAACGTATAACATCCATTAATCTATGAAAAGTGCTTGTTTTGGAAAGCAATACTGGTATTGGTGAATCGTGATGACcatggtgatgatgattgtgGTTGCTTCCATTATGACGGTGTCGCAAGTATGTTGGTTGCGTCTTTTTACCTAATTGATGAACCCAAAATAATGGCGGGAATCTTTCAATCtgtttttctttggtgtctggattaataatgatagcTCTAATAATTGGTTGGCCCAATATTCCAAACCATTCACCCAAATGTTGAAATACTTCTGGCGATACATGACAAAAAGTGACTGGTTCTTCATTCTCGGGATATAAATTACCTTGTTCATTAAGTAATGAGTGGAAATCAATAGGACCAAGTTGATCTTTCAAATCACTAAAATTATCGATTggtaaattcaaaaattcatGTAAGAAATTTTGAGGGATGATGTAACGTTCTGTTCCTTCTTCAAAATGATCATTGTgtaataaatcattgattaattgaCGTTTGGATGCAAGGTTGTCATTTGAGTCATCTCCTGTTTGTTCATTGGATTCATCTTGACGGAGTTCATTATCGACATTTGTTGTACGTTCTGAATCTGTTgcttcaatttcatttgtaGTCACAATTTCCTTTGCATCAGAAGGTATCTCGGATCGATCTTCTATATTGTCAGACATGACACAATTATGggaacaaacaaaaataaaaagataaaatcaaatatcaGTGGTTTATagaataattcaattaattattgttataattattaGTATTTAGAGCTGAATATGAAGTTGTAAATTCAAGGAttgtaatttcaattttgttgttaaaaaaactaaaaaaaaaaagcttgAATCTTAATtttgatgttttttttttctttgtctcTTCTCTGTTGtaaaaaagagagagagaactcaatttttttttttggcagCACGTCGACAagcaaacaaataaactGGGGGTGGCAGAGGGAGGCagaaagagaaaacaaAGGCGTTGTTAATTCAAACAGAGATCAAGAAATTACAGAAAGGATAAGTAATATAACGCGTGTTTCTAGCAAAAGAATCAGCAAATCTATCAATTCAAGCAATTTTTAGGCTTCTATTAACATTTAATATAAGGATTTTACAATATCTGGAAAAGATTCttcttattgttgttgtcgttgcttttttttcttttcggACAACAATCTTTTATAGAATTGAATACACTATTGCTAATAGACGTGTGGCTATTgcaaattttaaaatagtGACATTTGCCACCAAAGGAATTAACTATGCTAAGCGAGAAGGACCTGTCAATGAACCAATAAATGAATGCAATCATGTAAATACACACATACATATTAACTTATTTGATCTATATCTGTTGACCTTGTTCTCTACTCCTTTGTTTACTTATTTCAATTgcatttttcaacatttctAATGTAATTTCACTTTCTGGATCACCGTTAACCAAACTTATTTTGTTAATACTATCATTATTTgttataattgataaacgAGACAACACTGAACTTTCCTCAGCCTCACCTTCTAAATCAGCCAATAATATTGTATTACCTTCATGTGATATAACCCCAAAATTACTAGCAATTGTCCCactttttatatttaaatcGATTTTTTCGTATAAagatttattcaaatcaatgtTTATACTTGCTTTATTGGTATCAACCAACCCTCTAGTATTCGATCTTCGTGATTTCATGGCAACTTTAGTAGTGAAACTTTCTGATACATAACATCTAGGTAATTTCAACGATTTCAATGCTTCAAGCATCGATAAATAACACAAGTCAAACAATGAACTCGTCGATGTACTCTTAGAATATACTTTTATATTTGACAACAATACAAATGAGTATGATTTGTGATGATGACTTGTAAGATTGATGTATTCCCATTGTCCAGGATTTAAATCTGGGTAATATATGGTGGAGTTGGTTTGAGAAGTCGTCGTCGTCTGGTCATCTTTGATAGAAATCCCTAAgttattaatttttaaacTTGTAGAGGGAATTATTTTGTTATGATATAaagtttcaaataaatcttGTGATAATATCATTTCTTCATCTGTGGGTGCTCCCAATCTTCCACGTAATATCTCCACACAGGGGTAAACAGTGGCATATTCAGATTCATTgctattgaaattttcaacaactccCAATGTAATGGTGTTTATAATAGTAGTTGAACCGCTTTTAACGactgatgatgaaaatacaTTGTCATTATTGTCTTGGAATTGAGTACTGTTAGATACTTCGACTGGTTTGAATTCAGTGAAATTACGTAAATTAGGTCTGACTCCTAATGCTAAATGTCTTTGTAATGATACATCAGGTGCAATTCTTGCCAATACTTCTGGTGAAAATGTAACTTGTTTCAATTCAGCCATGCTAGATGTTTGGTTTTTGGAGTTTGGTGATTGTTTGTATTTTAATGTTTGATGCTCATCACCGAAACGCATTAAACAggttggaaaaaaaaaatcgaGACCATAAATGTCATCCGggtaaataaattatttgtaCTGTATATAAAAAGTCACGCTTAACTCACGTGCGTCGGAACTTTCCGGAAAAGTGTTCCCTAATTTAAAAGTTTATTAAGCAATAgttgatttcattttcgTTTATTTTTGGGGCCAAAATatttaccaattttttacaagaaaaaaaagtgcTCAAGGatttaatcaaaatcatatgggacaaattgaatttcttgTTAATACCGGAATCAATTTTACAAAAGTCACATGATGGTCAAACCAATACACTCATTTTATTAGtacaataatattatttaatgattgTAGTTTACTTTCAATGGCAGGGCAAACTATACTTGGTTTTCAGGCCACAAGTTGTTTGTCTCcttttcaatatttaatGAACATCTCCAACGTGGTTTTCTCAGCgtcattcaatttaatgatttgttCTTATCTACGGAAGTTTATCTTAAACGTATAACGGGAAAATTATACCAAAATAGTAAACTAAATcttagtagtagtagtagtgtaGGAATGGCtaattaatttacaaaGGGCcgaaaaatataatatgCCCCTCTCTCTCTGAGTCTATCTATCTTATTATTCCTTCTATCCAGATCGCCGTTATAGGagaaagtaaaaaaataaaataaaattgatcacCACATTACGTAATTTATGAAATCAGACAATAATGTTTTCTTATTTCTATTGGTTGCAGGTGCAGCGATAAGAAAAATGAGTCAAGTAACAGCCAGAACAATAGAAACAATCAAAGCTTTATTGAAGTATATAGTTTCTTTTCTGGtttacaaaacaaaaagtatTGAAATGGTTTACAAGATAGTGTATATATAGTCCCAACTCATAGTGTAAGGGAAAGTAAGGAAAATCTATGGATTGCTATAAATTGGGGTTGGTTGGTGGGTGAGAAACGTTGATTATAGTAATGCTCCTCCTAGATAGTTATGTGTGAGTCCTTATAAATTGATGAGATCTGATTGGCTTCTGATAAAGTTTTTTGTTAGAGGCAGCAGCATcaggagaaaaaaaatatatagtTTTTTAAGATTGCGTAAGTTGAAAAGGCTGAGGAGGTGCTACCAATAGTATTTAATTATAGTCCACAAAAGTGGggaatatataaatattgttgtgTGATGGCCCACGCGAGACTCAATTCATATTGTGTCATTTTAGATTGAACACGAAATTGATTCcagaaagaaaaacaaaaaaatttcagcAAATGGAATTCTCCGTAATAGTAATAACTAATAGTAATCTAACACCACTAAACTTGTATCCCTACCCCCATAAATCGTTATATACCTTACCTCCGTAATACtagtagtagcagtagCAGTAGTCATAgtaacaattgaaaatttttcttctcctttttaattattaacttattttgatttgtctCCCTTTTTATTCCCATTTTTGtgatatttaataaattttgatttcaaatatattcCAAAATTTCTTCACTGTGactcctcctcctcctcctttttacttctttcttatttcattcaaattcaaaaaaaaatttccaatttatttatttatttcttcttttccctttttctttttcctttttcttgcttcttacttcttcttcttctttcaaattcaatttactTTCTTGACCTCCAAGTTATCACATTAAAAGAATAGGCTAACTTATAATTATCAACTGGAGGgacaatttcaattcattccaattacaattttatattattcaaGTGTCTTAGTTTATCTTATAGAggaattttttatttttttagaaTTTTCATACAGAGATACAAGAAAACTAGTCGGTCTATAATTCATTCCATAGTTCAAAGTACCATTCTTGTGactatttttttctatttaaagtatattatattatatttatttctaCAACTGTATAAAACACCACCCCATACCATACGTTAATCTactttagttttttttttaaagaaaaagaaatacaatGAGTCCTAGTGCATCTTATTTACCCCAAGAGGAGTTTAGTACTACTAATGTTTACGATTATGACGAAGTTCcagaaaacaaatcatGGGCTTCTTCTTTGCCAGTGGCTAAAGGTTTATATAACCCGgaattagaaaaagatGCTTGTGGGGTTGGTTTCACTTGTCATTTAAAAGGTGTTCCATCTCATAAAATAGTGTCAGATGCCAAAAGTTTATTATGTAACATGACCCATAGAGGTGGGGAATTGAATCCACAAGATGGTGATGGTGCTGGTTTGTTGAGTTCCATTCCTCataaattcttgaaaaGAGAATTCCAATACTACTGTAATGTTGAATTACCAGCTAAGGGACAATACGGTGTTGGTaatgtttttttcaaaaaagatgacgctgtatttgaaaaatcaaagaaaacatTTGAAAGCATTGCTGATTCTTTAGGTTTAAAAGTTTTGGGTTGGAGAGAAGTGCCTCATGACTCTTCAATTTTGGGTGCTGCCGCATTATCAAGAGAACCATACATATTGCAGCCAGCCGTTGTTTATAAAGAAATATGGGGTCAAAAAGTTTCAGATGACGAATTTGATTCCAAATACAgaaaagattttgaaaaaaggtTGTTTATTTTAAGAAAACAAGCTTCTCACACTATTGGATTACACAATTGGTTCTACATTTGTTCACTTTCCAATAAAACTATTGTCTACAAAGGTCAATTGGCGCCTAAACAAGTTTATTCATACTATCATGATTTAGTAAATGCTGAATATGAATCCCATTTTGCTTTAGTCCATTCCCGTTTCTCCACCAACACTTTCCCATCTTGGGATAGAGCCCAACCATTAAGATTGGCAGCACACAATGGTGAAATTAACACTTTGAGAGGTAACAAGAATTGGATGAGAGCCAAAGAAGGGGTTATGAAATCTAAATTGTTTGGTGATGAAATGGATAAATTATTCCCCATCATTGAAGAAGGTGGATCTGATTCTGCTGCATTCGATAATGTTTTGGAATTATTGGTCATCAATGGCGTTGTTTCTTTACCAGAAGCTgttatgatgatgattccAGAAGCATGGCAAAATGACGAAAATATCGatccaaagaaaaaggCATTTTACGAATGGGCTGCTTGTTTGATGGAACCATGGGATGGTCCAGCTTTGTTCACTTTTGCCGATGATAGATACTGTGGTGCTAATTTAGATCGTAATGGGTTGAGACCATGCCGTTACTATGtcattgatgatgatcGTATGATTTGTGCTTCAGAAGTTGGTGTTATTGAAATTCAACCAGAAAAAGTCATACAAAAAGGTAGATTACAACCAGGTAGAATGTTGTTAGTCGATACTAAAGAAGGTCGTATTGTTGATGACCGTGAATTGAAAAGTAAAGTTGCTTCAAGATATGACTTCAAATCTTGGGTCTTGGCTAATATGATTAGTTTGCaagatttaaatgaaaaattggctTCGAGAAAAATCGATATTAACGCTAAACCAATTGATGTAAATGTCAATGTACAATCTGAT
This genomic stretch from Candida albicans SC5314 chromosome 1, complete sequence harbors:
- a CDS encoding exosome non-catalytic core subunit (Exosome non-catalytic core component; involved in 3'-5' RNA processing and degradation in the nucleus and cytoplasm; Spider biofilm induced); protein product: MRFGDEHQTLKYKQSPNSKNQTSSMAELKQVTFSPEVLARIAPDVSLQRHLALGVRPNLRNFTEFKPVEVSNSTQFQDNNDNVFSSSVVKSGSTTIINTITLGVVENFNSNESEYATVYPCVEILRGRLGAPTDEEMILSQDLFETLYHNKIIPSTSLKINNLGISIKDDQTTTTSQTNSTIYYPDLNPGQWEYINLTSHHHKSYSFVLLSNIKVYSKSTSTSSLFDLCYLSMLEALKSLKLPRCYVSESFTTKVAMKSRRSNTRGLVDTNKASINIDLNKSLYEKIDLNIKSGTIASNFGVISHEGNTILLADLEGEAEESSVLSRLSIITNNDSINKISLVNGDPESEITLEMLKNAIEISKQRSREQGQQI